Proteins from one Ricinus communis isolate WT05 ecotype wild-type chromosome 9, ASM1957865v1, whole genome shotgun sequence genomic window:
- the LOC8284404 gene encoding protein trichome birefringence-like 38 isoform X2, protein MELGTTQRSCHVLFAIVMLCSCLCLANSSNPKLRKQKKSNCDVYQGSWLYDVSYPLYDSSACPFIRKEFDCLKYGRPDHLYLQYRWQPMDCDLPRFDGPDFLQRLMGKKIMFIGDSDYGVSVTLFHSLLLVDIEQENVGRVLKLDSLKNGDIWKDMDVLVFNTWLWWYRRGPKQPWDYVQDGEAILKDMDRMVAFRKALTTWAKWVDSDVDTNKTSVFFQGISPSHYNGSEWNEPGVTNCSKETEPISGSSYSRGSPLALSVLEDVLSGMKKPVHLLNITTLSQLRKDAHPSSHNGFRGMDCTHWCIAGLPDTWNDLLYTALLN, encoded by the exons ATGGAACTTGGGACAACTCAAAGATCCTGTCATGTCCTTTTTGCCATCGTTATGTTATGTTCTTGTCTGTGTTTGGCAAACTCGAGCAATCCGAAGCTGAGAAAGCAGAAGAAGAGCAACTGTGATGTCTACCAAGGAAGCTGGCTTTACGACGTGTCGTATCCTCTCTATGATTCATCAGCCTGCCCTTTCATTCGTAAGGAATTTGATTGTTTGAAGTATGGCCGCCCTGATCATCTCTACCTTCAGTATAGATGGCAGCCCATGGACTGCGACTTGCCGAG GTTTGATGGCCCAGATTTTCTACAGAGGCTTATGGGCAAGAAGATTATGTTCATAGGAGACTCT GACTATGGGGTATCAGTAACCCTGTTTCATAGCCTACTACTGGTAGACATTGAGCAGGAAAACGTCGGTAGGGTTTTGAAACTTGATTCTCTCAAGAATGGCGATATATGGAAGGATATGGATGTCCTGGTTTTCAACACTTGGCTTTGGTGGTACCGCAGAGGACCTAAGCAACC ATGGGATTATGTTCAAGATGGTGAGGCTATCCTCAAAGACATGGACCGTATGGTTGCTTTTCGCAAAGCTTTAACAACCTGGGCAAAGTGGGTTGATTCTGATGTAGATACAAATAAAACCAGTGTCTTTTTTCAAGGAATCTCTCCTTCCCATTACAA TGGGAGCGAGTGGAATGAGCCAGGAGTAACAAACTGTTCAAAGGAGACAGAACCAATTAGCGGGTCGAGTTACTCTAGAGGTTCGCCATTGGCATTATCTGTATTGGAAGATGTGCTGAGTGGTATGAAGAAACCAGTTCATTTGCTCAATATAACAACTCTATCACAGCTTAGAAAGGATGCGCATCCCAGCTCTCATAACGGGTTTAGGGGCATGGACTGCACTCACTGGTGCATTGCCGGACTCCCAGATACTTGGAATGATCTTCTCTATACAGCTCTTCTTAATTAG
- the LOC8278005 gene encoding dirigent protein 1, protein MAALAIYTLFTLYFILFPSIFTLSRGVFYEELAEGIAIKREEKTTHLHFYFHDIVAGKNATAIRIAGPPDSSLTNFGNTMMIDDPLTEGPELTSKLIGRAQGMYAMAAQNDFLLLMVLNYAFTEGEYNGSSISILGRNHVLDDMREMPIVGGSGAFKLAHGYALAHTIHMDIEAATVEYDVYVTHY, encoded by the coding sequence ATGGCTGCTCTTGCCATTTACACTCTTTTCACCCTCTATTTCATCTTGTTTCCATCAATTTTCACCCTCAGTCGTGGAGTTTTCTATGAGGAGTTAGCTGAAGGCATAGCTATAAAGCGTGAAGAAAAGACCACGCACCTACACTTCTACTTCCATGATATAGTTGCTGGAAAGAATGCTACTGCTATAAGAATTGCTGGACCCCCAGATAGTAGCCTTACTAACTTCGGCAATACAATGATGATAGATGATCCATTGACAGAAGGGCCTGAACTTACTTCCAAGCTGATCGGAAGAGCTCAGGGAATGTATGCCATGGCAGCACAGAATGATTTCTTATTGCTAATGGTTTTGAATTATGCATTTACAGAAGGTGAATATAATGGAAGCAGCATCAGTATCCTGGGGAGGAACCATGTTCTTGATGACATGAGAGAAATGCCAATTGTTGGAGGGAGTGGGGCTTTTAAGCTTGCTCATGGCTATGCGTTGGCACATACAATTCATATGGACATAGAGGCAGCTACTGTTGAATATGATGTCTATGTTACACATTACTAA
- the LOC8260706 gene encoding scarecrow-like protein 3 isoform X1: MAQEDGASSVTSPPVQFFPWMSLSPGYGSPYPWLRELKSEERGLYLIHLLHACASHVAAGSVENANICLEHISHLASADGDTMQRIAAYFTEALADRILKKGWPCLHRALTFTKKYLVSEEILVQRLFFELFPFLKLAYVITNQAIVEAMEGEKMVHIIDLNSFEPAQWINLLQTLSARPEGPPHLRITGIHEQKEVLEQMALRLTEEAEKLDIPFQFNPIMSKLEDLDIESLRVKTGEALAVSSVLQLHSLLAADDELLKQKSPATKNSKPNHFHIPLQIGKNQRTLGEWLEKDLVHVYTASPDSALSPLSLAPSPKMGSFLNALWGLSPKLMVITEQESNHNGFTLMERVTEALNFYAALFDCLESTVSRPSIERQKVEKMLLGEEIKNIIACEGIERKERHEKLEKWILRLELAGFGRVPLSYHGMLQASRLLQSYGYDGYKIKEENGCSVICWQDRPLFSVSAWRFRSAEVGGGVRGQDAAIIAYMAKVPILSQHACFLHNQRLAAFLLQCRKSFLCFSKVELFFLLYYSE; encoded by the exons ATGGCTCAAGAAGATGGAGCGTCATCTGTAACTTCACCACCAGTTCAGTTTTTTCCCTGGATGTCACTTTCCCCAGGATACGGATCACCATACCCATGGCTGAGGGAATTGAAATCTGAAGAGAGAGGTTTATACCTAATCCATCTTCTTCATGCTTGTGCTAGCCATGTAGCTGCTGGTAGCGTCGAAAATGCAAATATTTGCCTTGAGCATATCTCTCACCTAGCCTCTGCTGACGGTGATACCATGCAGCGCATCGCTGCTTACTTCACTGAGGCACTCGCTGATAGGATTCTTAAAAAAGGTTGGCCTTGTTTGCATAGAGCCCTCACTttcacaaaaaaatatttggtgTCTGAGGAAATTCTTGTTCAAAGATTATTCTTTGAGCTCTTCCCCTTTTTAAAGCTTGCGTATGTGATCACGAATCAGGCCATTGTAGAAGCAATGGAAGGAGAAAAGATGGTACATATTATTGATCTTAATTCATTTGAGCCTGCACAATGGATAAATCTGCTGCAAACATTAAGTGCACGGCCAGAAGGTCCACCCCATTTGAGAATTACTGGTATTCATGAACAGAAAGAAGTTTTAGAGCAAATGGCTCTTCGCTTGACGGAAGAAGCTGAAAAGTTGGATATACCGTTTCAGTTCAATCCTATCATGAGCAAACTAGAGGATCTAGACATTGAAAGTTTGCGTGTTAAGACAGGAGAAGCTCTTGCTGTTAGTTCTGTACTCCAGCTACATTCCCTCTTGGCAGCCGATGATGAACTCCTTAAACAAAAATCGCCAGCAACAAAGAATTCAAAACCTAACCACTTTCACATACCTTTGCAGATAGGCAAAAACCAGCGCACATTAGGTGAATGGCTGGAGAAAGATTTGGTCCATGTTTATACTGCAAGTCCTGATTCAGCATTGTCCCCATTATCTCTAGCTCCTTCACCAAAGATGGGTAGCTTCCTAAATGCACTTTGGGGTCTTTCACCAAAATTGATGGTAATCACCGAGCAGGAATCAAATCATAATGGTTTTACTCTAATGGAGAGGGTCACAGAAGCATTGAACTTTTATGCTGCACTTTTTGATTGCTTGGAATCTACTGTATCAAGACCATCAATAGAGCGACAAAAAGTAGAGAAGATGCTATTAGGGGAGGAAATTAAGAACATCATTGCTTGTGAGGgcattgaaagaaaagaaaggcaTGAGAAGCTGGAGAAATGGATTCTAAGGCTTGAATTGGCTGGGTTTGGGAGAGTTCCTTTGAGCTACCATGGTATGTTGCAGGCAAGCAGGTTGCTGCAAAGCTATGGGTATGATGGATACAAGATCAAAGAAGAGAATGGATGTTCGGTTATTTGCTGGCAGGATAGACCCCTTTTCTCAGTATCTGCGTGGAGATTTAGGAG TGCAGAGGTCGGTGGTGGTGTGAGGGGTCAAGATGCAGCCATTATTGCATATATGGCCAAGGTCCCAATTCTGTCTCAGCATGCTTGCTTCCTGCACAATCAACGCTTAGCAGCCTTTCTTCTGCAATGCCGTAAAAGCTTTCTCTGCTTTTCCAAAGTTGAACTGTTCTTTCTATTATACTATAGTGAATGA
- the LOC8284403 gene encoding protein YAE1 isoform X1, whose translation MEGGFAEELYSETLQLSKLELVPGHDEDGAFWGDSDEELHKSSDLDREWERRRDQFHTIGYRDGLLAGKEAIAQEGFNAGFKQSVLLGFDWGLVRGVTSAFACLPDGLKEKLIETPEKRNKFLALYESVHSLSTTDALKLFYDDIVSKKAAEQSEHATASSDTAGLQYKISDCSLGNYGGELQSLLIESPAIDSHIRVD comes from the exons ATGGAAGGCGGTTTTGCGGAGGAGCTTTACTCTGAAACTTTGCAATTATCAAAACTAGAATTGGTTCCTG GTCATGATGAGGATGGAGCCTTTTGGGGTGATTCTGATGAGGAATTGCATAAATCATCTGATTTGGATAGGGAATGGGAGAGGAGACGCGACCAATTTCATACT ATTGGATACCGCGATGGCCTCTTAGCTGGTAAAGAAGCTATTGCACAAGAGGGATTCAATGCTGGTTTTAAACAGTCTGTGCTTCTTGGATTTGACTGGGGTCTTGTTAGAGGTGTTACCAG TGCATTTGCCTGCCTTCCGGATGGATTGAAAGAAAAGCTGATTGAAACAccagaaaagagaaataagtTCCTGGCCTTGTATGAATCCGTGCATTCTCTTTCGACAACAGATGCCCTGAAATTGTTTTATGATGATATAGTGTCAAAGAAAGCAGCAGAGCAGAGTGAGCATGCTACGGCCAGTTCTGATACAGCAGGCTTGCAATACAAAATTTCGGATTGCAGTTTGGGGAATTATGGTGGAGAGCTTCAGTCGCTTCTTATTGAATCTCCTGCAATTGACTCACATATACGAGTAGACTAA
- the LOC8260706 gene encoding scarecrow-like protein 3 isoform X2 codes for MAQEDGASSVTSPPVQFFPWMSLSPGYGSPYPWLRELKSEERGLYLIHLLHACASHVAAGSVENANICLEHISHLASADGDTMQRIAAYFTEALADRILKKGWPCLHRALTFTKKYLVSEEILVQRLFFELFPFLKLAYVITNQAIVEAMEGEKMVHIIDLNSFEPAQWINLLQTLSARPEGPPHLRITGIHEQKEVLEQMALRLTEEAEKLDIPFQFNPIMSKLEDLDIESLRVKTGEALAVSSVLQLHSLLAADDELLKQKSPATKNSKPNHFHIPLQIGKNQRTLGEWLEKDLVHVYTASPDSALSPLSLAPSPKMGSFLNALWGLSPKLMVITEQESNHNGFTLMERVTEALNFYAALFDCLESTVSRPSIERQKVEKMLLGEEIKNIIACEGIERKERHEKLEKWILRLELAGFGRVPLSYHGMLQASRLLQSYGYDGYKIKEENGCSVICWQDRPLFSVSAWRFRRGRWWCEGSRCSHYCIYGQGPNSVSACLLPAQSTLSSLSSAMP; via the exons ATGGCTCAAGAAGATGGAGCGTCATCTGTAACTTCACCACCAGTTCAGTTTTTTCCCTGGATGTCACTTTCCCCAGGATACGGATCACCATACCCATGGCTGAGGGAATTGAAATCTGAAGAGAGAGGTTTATACCTAATCCATCTTCTTCATGCTTGTGCTAGCCATGTAGCTGCTGGTAGCGTCGAAAATGCAAATATTTGCCTTGAGCATATCTCTCACCTAGCCTCTGCTGACGGTGATACCATGCAGCGCATCGCTGCTTACTTCACTGAGGCACTCGCTGATAGGATTCTTAAAAAAGGTTGGCCTTGTTTGCATAGAGCCCTCACTttcacaaaaaaatatttggtgTCTGAGGAAATTCTTGTTCAAAGATTATTCTTTGAGCTCTTCCCCTTTTTAAAGCTTGCGTATGTGATCACGAATCAGGCCATTGTAGAAGCAATGGAAGGAGAAAAGATGGTACATATTATTGATCTTAATTCATTTGAGCCTGCACAATGGATAAATCTGCTGCAAACATTAAGTGCACGGCCAGAAGGTCCACCCCATTTGAGAATTACTGGTATTCATGAACAGAAAGAAGTTTTAGAGCAAATGGCTCTTCGCTTGACGGAAGAAGCTGAAAAGTTGGATATACCGTTTCAGTTCAATCCTATCATGAGCAAACTAGAGGATCTAGACATTGAAAGTTTGCGTGTTAAGACAGGAGAAGCTCTTGCTGTTAGTTCTGTACTCCAGCTACATTCCCTCTTGGCAGCCGATGATGAACTCCTTAAACAAAAATCGCCAGCAACAAAGAATTCAAAACCTAACCACTTTCACATACCTTTGCAGATAGGCAAAAACCAGCGCACATTAGGTGAATGGCTGGAGAAAGATTTGGTCCATGTTTATACTGCAAGTCCTGATTCAGCATTGTCCCCATTATCTCTAGCTCCTTCACCAAAGATGGGTAGCTTCCTAAATGCACTTTGGGGTCTTTCACCAAAATTGATGGTAATCACCGAGCAGGAATCAAATCATAATGGTTTTACTCTAATGGAGAGGGTCACAGAAGCATTGAACTTTTATGCTGCACTTTTTGATTGCTTGGAATCTACTGTATCAAGACCATCAATAGAGCGACAAAAAGTAGAGAAGATGCTATTAGGGGAGGAAATTAAGAACATCATTGCTTGTGAGGgcattgaaagaaaagaaaggcaTGAGAAGCTGGAGAAATGGATTCTAAGGCTTGAATTGGCTGGGTTTGGGAGAGTTCCTTTGAGCTACCATGGTATGTTGCAGGCAAGCAGGTTGCTGCAAAGCTATGGGTATGATGGATACAAGATCAAAGAAGAGAATGGATGTTCGGTTATTTGCTGGCAGGATAGACCCCTTTTCTCAGTATCTGCGTGGAGATTTAGGAG AGGTCGGTGGTGGTGTGAGGGGTCAAGATGCAGCCATTATTGCATATATGGCCAAGGTCCCAATTCTGTCTCAGCATGCTTGCTTCCTGCACAATCAACGCTTAGCAGCCTTTCTTCTGCAATGCCGTAA
- the LOC8284404 gene encoding protein trichome birefringence-like 38 isoform X1: protein MELGTTQRSCHVLFAIVMLCSCLCLANSSNPKLRKQKKSNCDVYQGSWLYDVSYPLYDSSACPFIRKEFDCLKYGRPDHLYLQYRWQPMDCDLPRFDGPDFLQRLMGKKIMFIGDSVSLNHYESLLCLLHAAVPNSNITQEKNTSTVIFEDYGVSVTLFHSLLLVDIEQENVGRVLKLDSLKNGDIWKDMDVLVFNTWLWWYRRGPKQPWDYVQDGEAILKDMDRMVAFRKALTTWAKWVDSDVDTNKTSVFFQGISPSHYNGSEWNEPGVTNCSKETEPISGSSYSRGSPLALSVLEDVLSGMKKPVHLLNITTLSQLRKDAHPSSHNGFRGMDCTHWCIAGLPDTWNDLLYTALLN, encoded by the exons ATGGAACTTGGGACAACTCAAAGATCCTGTCATGTCCTTTTTGCCATCGTTATGTTATGTTCTTGTCTGTGTTTGGCAAACTCGAGCAATCCGAAGCTGAGAAAGCAGAAGAAGAGCAACTGTGATGTCTACCAAGGAAGCTGGCTTTACGACGTGTCGTATCCTCTCTATGATTCATCAGCCTGCCCTTTCATTCGTAAGGAATTTGATTGTTTGAAGTATGGCCGCCCTGATCATCTCTACCTTCAGTATAGATGGCAGCCCATGGACTGCGACTTGCCGAG GTTTGATGGCCCAGATTTTCTACAGAGGCTTATGGGCAAGAAGATTATGTTCATAGGAGACTCTGTTAGTCTCAACCATTATGAATCACTATTATGTTTGCTTCATGCAGCTGTGCCTAATTCAAATATCACGCAGGAAAAAAATACCTCTACTGTGATATTTGAG GACTATGGGGTATCAGTAACCCTGTTTCATAGCCTACTACTGGTAGACATTGAGCAGGAAAACGTCGGTAGGGTTTTGAAACTTGATTCTCTCAAGAATGGCGATATATGGAAGGATATGGATGTCCTGGTTTTCAACACTTGGCTTTGGTGGTACCGCAGAGGACCTAAGCAACC ATGGGATTATGTTCAAGATGGTGAGGCTATCCTCAAAGACATGGACCGTATGGTTGCTTTTCGCAAAGCTTTAACAACCTGGGCAAAGTGGGTTGATTCTGATGTAGATACAAATAAAACCAGTGTCTTTTTTCAAGGAATCTCTCCTTCCCATTACAA TGGGAGCGAGTGGAATGAGCCAGGAGTAACAAACTGTTCAAAGGAGACAGAACCAATTAGCGGGTCGAGTTACTCTAGAGGTTCGCCATTGGCATTATCTGTATTGGAAGATGTGCTGAGTGGTATGAAGAAACCAGTTCATTTGCTCAATATAACAACTCTATCACAGCTTAGAAAGGATGCGCATCCCAGCTCTCATAACGGGTTTAGGGGCATGGACTGCACTCACTGGTGCATTGCCGGACTCCCAGATACTTGGAATGATCTTCTCTATACAGCTCTTCTTAATTAG
- the LOC8284403 gene encoding uncharacterized protein LOC8284403 isoform X2, translated as MMRMEPFGVILMRNCINHLIWIGNGRGDATNFILDDIQIGYRDGLLAGKEAIAQEGFNAGFKQSVLLGFDWGLVRGVTSAFACLPDGLKEKLIETPEKRNKFLALYESVHSLSTTDALKLFYDDIVSKKAAEQSEHATASSDTAGLQYKISDCSLGNYGGELQSLLIESPAIDSHIRVD; from the exons ATGATGAGGATGGAGCCTTTTGGGGTGATTCTGATGAGGAATTGCATAAATCATCTGATTTGGATAGGGAATGGGAGAGGAGACGCGACCAATTTCATACT TGATGATATTCAGATTGGATACCGCGATGGCCTCTTAGCTGGTAAAGAAGCTATTGCACAAGAGGGATTCAATGCTGGTTTTAAACAGTCTGTGCTTCTTGGATTTGACTGGGGTCTTGTTAGAGGTGTTACCAG TGCATTTGCCTGCCTTCCGGATGGATTGAAAGAAAAGCTGATTGAAACAccagaaaagagaaataagtTCCTGGCCTTGTATGAATCCGTGCATTCTCTTTCGACAACAGATGCCCTGAAATTGTTTTATGATGATATAGTGTCAAAGAAAGCAGCAGAGCAGAGTGAGCATGCTACGGCCAGTTCTGATACAGCAGGCTTGCAATACAAAATTTCGGATTGCAGTTTGGGGAATTATGGTGGAGAGCTTCAGTCGCTTCTTATTGAATCTCCTGCAATTGACTCACATATACGAGTAGACTAA
- the LOC8284402 gene encoding calmodulin binding protein PICBP: protein MVQRKVPSELGIQADHVKSEKRLGNLKPSSCQHQDGKNRGPDMKKKMKRSRSIKLSDIESLKSSPLRNTVSEHGKPPPLSTPAATTTPQKQPMIKTSGGSPNYMKATSSSEARKERSHISSLNTPTSSDSKNLRTRNSSNSKLSSASSDKPTRSLTRTSSLKLVRTLTKTPSFKPARSATKKCSRVALCADMDVQTATCSSTLKDSKFPAYLMLNPGGTEAEGTSVLKVCPYTYCSLNGHHHAPLPPLKCFLKAKRRSVKAQRSVKLEVPSPCKVEPSVDGTEEISSELLIFSTEKHLQHEETGMDFYIEIYAKTAADGAEATEKHTEDDEGTRDFAGEHKKEENKSSIYGGIEVAHEQDNRKQGAEKVADASSYLEISYASTEEDDNISEASDMDWEEGQFLTSEIHTEADYSHKPEKEYCINVEYLSKIKQLDLPDGLQNIASDDMISNCTEEILVDEVLQELFEEETASFDTQSRDCDSEMEDMLQELSEKEKSQTDGDSTRDQPSSIEDAFEDPTTVEENREEAEGDLTGDANASTSMGEPTTESAVANIESSNIIQISDASLGSSEVDQDDVEVNDKQNHIIGEAFLSDNLAGDTNSIQELVTEIEPAKHCDHLLDSHHESINIDENQKLSEEDQDVVNKFRIPTSTDSEEQYNSRISKISTAENDTGEVEKMEGEACTEPDTAETVLAANNEMRSRLGSRYLREGRNSSEELASICNRKWTIQCKKPTINSEEERNFNPREPNFLPVVPDPEAEKVNLKHQNMDDKKNSEEWMLDYALQQAVTKLAPARKRKVALLVEAFEAVLPVPKYETHFRNTSAAFTHTRPMQACS from the coding sequence ATGGTACAAAGAAAGGTACCCAGCGAGCTTGGAATCCAAGCTGATCATGTTAAATCCGAGAAGCGGTTGGGGAACCTCAAACCATCTTCTTGTCAGCACCAGGATGGCAAGAACAGAGGACCagatatgaaaaagaaaatgaaacggTCAAGATCAATCAAGCTTTCTGATATTGAGAGCTTGAAATCATCGCCTTTGAGGAACACCGTATCCGAGCATGGAAAGCCGCCCCCTCTCAGTACCCCGGCCGCTACAACAACCCCACAGAAGCAGCCTATGATCAAGACAAGTGGTGGGTCGCCGAATTATATGAAGGCCACCAGCAGCTCAGAGGCAAGGAAGGAGCGTTCTCATATAAGTTCCTTGAATACTCCGACCAGTTCGGACAGTAAGAACCTGCGAACAAGAAACTCAAGTAACTCGAAACTTAGCTCTGCTTCTAGTGATAAACCAACAAGGAGTTTAACTAGGACATCTAGTTTGAAGCTGGTGAGGACTTTAACAAAGACTCCCAGTTTTAAGCCAGCCAGAAGTGCCACGAAAAAATGTTCCAGGGTAGCTCTATGTGCAGATATGGATGTACAGACAGCCACCTGTTCTTCAACTCTAAAGGATTCAAAGTTTCCTGCTTATCTCATGCTCAACCCTGGGGGTACTGAAGCAGAAGGAACTTCAGTCCTGAAGGTTTGTCCGTACACGTACTGCTCTCTGAATGGTCATCATCACGCTCCTTTGCCTCCCTTGAAGTGTTTCTTGAAGGCAAAAAGGCGTTCAGTGAAGGCCCAGAGGAGCGTAAAACTGGAGGTGCCATCCCCATGTAAAGTCGAGCCATCTGTCGATGGAACAGAAGAAATTAGCAGTGAACTACTGATTTTCTCTACTGAAAAACATCTACAGCATGAAGAAACGGGCATGGATTTCTATATTGAAATCTATGCCAAAACTGCAGCTGATGGCGCTGAAGCAACTGAAAAGCACACAGAGGATGACGAAGGAACACGTGATTTTGCTGGTGaacacaaaaaagaagaaaataagtcCTCTATTTATGGTGGCATAGAAGTGGCACATGAACAAGACAACAGGAAGCAAGGTGCAGAGAAGGTGGCTGATGCATCGTCATACTTGGAGATCAGTTATGCCAGCACGGAGGAAGATGACAACATTTCTGAAGCTAGTGATATGGACTGGGAGGAAGGACAATTTTTAACCTCAGAGATTCACACAGAAGCTGATTACTCACACAAGCCTGAGAAAGAATATTGTATCAATGTTGAGTATCTATCAAAAATCAAGCAGCTTGATTTGCCTGACGGACTTCAGAACATCGCATCAGATGACATGATTAGCAACTGCACTGAGGAGATTCTAGTTGATGAGGTACTGCAAGAACTCTTTGAAGAAGAAACTGCCTCGTTTGACACACAAAGCAGAGACTGTGATTCTGAAATGGAAGACATGCTGCAAGAACtttctgaaaaagaaaagagccaGACAGATGGTGATTCAACTCGTGACCAACCCTCTTCCATCGAAGATGCATTTGAGGACCCAACAACTGTTGAAGAGAATAGAGAAGAAGCTGAGGGAGATTTGACTGGTGATGCAAATGCTTCAACTTCAATGGGGGAGCCAACTACGGAATCAGCTGTAGCCAACATCGAATCATCAAATATAATCCAAATTTCTGATGCATCTCTTGGTTCCTCTGAAGTCGATCAAGACGATGTTGAGGTAAATGACAAACAAAACCACATAATTGGAGAAGCTTTCCTGTCAGACAACCTTGCAGGAGACACTAATTCAATTCAAGAGCTTGTTACTGAAATTGAACCTGCTAAGCATTGCGATCACCTATTAGATAGCCACCATGAGAGCATTAATATTGATGAGAATCAGAAATTATCGGAGGAAGATCAAGATGTAGTTAACAAGTTCAGAATCCCAACTTCAACAGATTCTGAGGAGCAGTATAATTCAAGGATCTCTAAAATCAGTACAGCTGAAAATGATACAGGAGAAGTTGAAAAGATGGAAGGAGAAGCTTGCACTGAGCCCGATACAGCCGAAACAGTCCTTGCAGCCAATAATGAAATGAGATCGCGACTGGGAAGCAGATACCTTCGCGAAGGAAGAAATTCCAGTGAAGAACTTGCCAGTATCTGCAACAGGAAATGGACAATCCAATGCAAAAAACCCACCATTAACTCGGAGGAAGAGAGGAACTTCAACCCAAGAGAACCAAATTTTCTTCCTGTTGTTCCTGATCCAGAGGCAGAAAAGGTCAATCTCAAGCATCAGAACATGGACGACAAGAAAAATTCTGAGGAATGGATGCTTGATTATGCACTCCAACAAGCTGTCACCAAACTTGCCCCGGCTAGGAAGAGGAAGGTGGCATTACTTGTTGAAGCTTTTGAAGCAGTCTTGCCAGTACCCAAATATGAAACTCATTTCAGGAATACATCAGCAGCGTTTACTCATACAAGACCTATGCAAGCCTGTAGCTGA